Proteins found in one Candidatus Bathyarchaeota archaeon genomic segment:
- a CDS encoding 2-oxoacid:acceptor oxidoreductase subunit alpha produces MLSPGRHLVLGNVACGEGAIRAGCRFFAGYPITPANEISQYMASELPKVGGFFLQMEDEIASIAAVIGASWAGAKAMTATSGPGFSLMQENIGYAYMTETPCVIVDVQRSGPSTGQPTMPSQQDVYQARYGAHGDYEAIALSPWSVQEMFDLTVRAFNLAERFRTPVLLMADGAIAHIKERLVVPEKVEIMERRRPKGPDCTPFGTDDPLGVPEMPLLGEGYRLLITGSSHRPTGRRDDSPRYMQMKVERINEKIRRARREITDTVPLQLEDAELAVVSYGASARPSCSAVLRARSMGIRVGLLRLRTLWPFPDEEVSALSEMVRAILVVEMNMGKMVREVERAAKGRARVAPLPKVGGVLPTSDEILEGIRRLQR; encoded by the coding sequence TTGCTCAGCCCTGGAAGACACCTGGTCTTGGGTAATGTGGCCTGTGGGGAGGGGGCCATAAGGGCAGGATGTAGGTTCTTCGCGGGTTATCCCATAACCCCGGCGAACGAGATCTCCCAGTACATGGCCTCGGAGCTTCCAAAGGTGGGAGGGTTCTTCCTACAGATGGAGGATGAGATAGCCTCTATCGCGGCCGTTATAGGGGCCTCTTGGGCCGGGGCTAAGGCCATGACGGCCACCTCGGGCCCCGGCTTCAGCCTGATGCAGGAGAACATCGGGTACGCCTACATGACCGAGACCCCCTGCGTAATTGTCGATGTCCAGAGGAGCGGCCCATCAACGGGCCAGCCCACAATGCCCTCCCAGCAGGATGTCTACCAAGCTAGGTATGGAGCCCACGGAGACTATGAGGCCATCGCCCTCTCACCCTGGTCTGTGCAGGAGATGTTCGACCTGACCGTGAGGGCCTTCAACCTGGCCGAGAGGTTCAGGACCCCGGTTCTCCTCATGGCTGACGGGGCCATAGCCCACATAAAGGAGAGGCTTGTGGTGCCGGAGAAGGTCGAGATAATGGAGAGAAGGAGGCCTAAGGGGCCTGATTGCACCCCCTTCGGAACCGACGACCCCTTAGGGGTTCCCGAGATGCCCCTACTGGGAGAGGGTTATAGGCTTCTGATAACGGGCTCCTCACACAGGCCGACAGGCAGGAGGGATGACAGCCCTAGGTACATGCAGATGAAGGTGGAGAGGATAAATGAGAAGATAAGGAGGGCGAGGAGGGAGATCACGGACACAGTGCCCCTCCAACTCGAGGACGCCGAGCTTGCGGTCGTCTCCTATGGGGCCTCCGCTAGGCCGAGCTGCAGCGCTGTGTTGAGGGCCAGATCCATGGGGATAAGGGTGGGCCTGCTAAGGTTGAGGACCCTCTGGCCCTTCCCAGACGAGGAGGTCTCAGCCCTCTCAGAGATGGTGCGAGCCATCCTCGTGGTCGAGATGAACATGGGGAAGATGGTCAGGGAGGTGGAGAGGGCGGCGAAGGGCAGAGCTCGAGTGGCCCCCCTTCCCAAGGTTGGAGGGGTTCTCCCCACCTCGGATGAGATCCTTGAGGGAATCAGGAGGTTGCAACGTTGA
- a CDS encoding 50S ribosomal protein L14e: protein MEPGRICVKLTGRERGRRCVIVEIIDRNFALVTGPKDVTGVRRRRVNMNHLKPLNLKIDIGRGASDEEVKAALGRAGLNLEKPLEGS, encoded by the coding sequence ATGGAACCGGGCAGGATCTGCGTCAAGCTGACGGGTCGAGAAAGAGGTAGGAGATGCGTTATAGTGGAGATTATAGACAGGAACTTCGCCCTCGTGACGGGGCCCAAGGATGTCACCGGGGTCAGAAGGAGGAGGGTTAACATGAACCATCTCAAGCCTCTCAACCTTAAGATAGATATAGGGAGGGGGGCCTCGGACGAGGAGGTGAAGGCTGCGCTAGGAAGGGCTGGCTTAAACCTTGAGAAGCCTTTAGAGGGGTCTTAA
- a CDS encoding DUF131 domain-containing protein → MDAASWGIILIFAGFIIAFLGIIISISGSMRREGGEVEGGGIIMVGPIPLIFGKGSRWILPALAIALFLIIFSLILHLG, encoded by the coding sequence ATGGACGCGGCTTCATGGGGCATCATCCTAATCTTCGCGGGTTTCATCATAGCATTCCTTGGGATAATCATATCCATATCGGGCTCGATGAGGAGGGAGGGAGGAGAGGTGGAGGGAGGAGGCATAATCATGGTCGGGCCAATACCCCTCATCTTCGGGAAGGGCTCGAGGTGGATCCTACCGGCGTTGGCCATCGCACTCTTCCTCATAATCTTCTCCCTCATACTCCACCTGGGGTGA
- a CDS encoding AAA family ATPase, whose product MAEKKARRGSLVIAIGGLHGTGKSTHARRLARALGLRYVSAGLLFRRLAEERGVSLEELSRSAEEDPDIDRLIDGMTREEARRGGVVIDGALSAWMAEEADIKILLTSPLEARIERIAARDGLTIEEARRRTLSREEMERGRFKKLYGIDVLDTSIYDIVINTELFDAEGTARILKKIVHEYCSKR is encoded by the coding sequence ATGGCTGAGAAGAAGGCCCGAAGGGGAAGCCTCGTGATAGCCATAGGGGGCCTCCACGGAACTGGAAAGTCTACCCATGCTAGAAGGCTGGCGAGGGCCCTTGGCCTGAGATATGTATCGGCCGGCCTCCTCTTCAGAAGATTGGCTGAGGAGAGGGGGGTCAGCCTAGAGGAACTATCCAGATCCGCGGAGGAAGACCCCGACATAGACAGGCTCATAGACGGGATGACTAGGGAGGAGGCCAGGAGAGGGGGGGTCGTCATCGATGGAGCCCTATCCGCCTGGATGGCTGAGGAAGCAGACATAAAGATACTCCTAACATCCCCCTTGGAGGCAAGAATAGAGAGGATAGCGGCAAGGGATGGCCTCACCATTGAGGAGGCGAGGAGGAGGACTCTATCTAGGGAGGAGATGGAGAGAGGCCGATTCAAGAAGCTCTACGGCATAGACGTCCTAGACACATCAATCTACGACATAGTCATCAACACCGAACTCTTTGACGCGGAGGGAACAGCGAGAATCCTTAAAAAGATCGTCCATGAATACTGCTCAAAAAGGTGA
- a CDS encoding DUF106 domain-containing protein translates to MLGAALSHLIMQEFNYLQRPPISTLLILLISALISLVTALANRKVMNLEEYRRLTIQSHEARRELMEAMRSGSQRRIAKAQKQQQEMMKAQQKMMMDRMKITLLFIIPFLIIWQALVNFFRGVVAYMPFDAPFIGRELTVTHWYIICSISTNIIISRILGLTFEVEPTG, encoded by the coding sequence TTGCTGGGAGCCGCGCTTAGCCATCTGATAATGCAGGAGTTTAACTACCTCCAGAGGCCGCCGATATCCACCCTCCTCATCCTCCTCATATCCGCCCTGATAAGCCTGGTAACAGCCCTCGCAAACAGGAAGGTGATGAACCTTGAGGAGTATAGGAGGCTGACTATCCAGTCCCATGAGGCGAGGAGGGAGCTCATGGAGGCTATGAGGAGCGGGAGCCAGAGGAGGATAGCTAAGGCCCAGAAGCAGCAGCAGGAGATGATGAAGGCCCAGCAGAAGATGATGATGGACAGGATGAAGATAACCCTCCTCTTCATAATCCCCTTCCTCATCATATGGCAGGCCCTCGTGAACTTTTTCAGGGGGGTGGTTGCCTACATGCCCTTCGACGCCCCCTTCATAGGCAGGGAGCTGACCGTCACCCACTGGTATATAATCTGCTCCATATCAACAAACATCATAATATCAAGGATCCTCGGTTTGACCTTCGAGGTTGAGCCCACAGGCTGA
- a CDS encoding DUF131 domain-containing protein: protein MPEAGVSLGMKIFLLGFILMFIGIIVTIIGLISKAPATSASYGGFILIGPIPIIIGAGPESSHILAFLFLMFIFLAITIILFRLRFHPEA, encoded by the coding sequence ATGCCTGAGGCCGGTGTAAGCCTAGGGATGAAGATATTCTTATTGGGCTTCATCCTGATGTTCATAGGCATAATTGTCACCATAATAGGGCTTATTTCGAAGGCCCCGGCCACCTCAGCCTCCTATGGGGGGTTCATCCTCATAGGCCCTATACCCATAATCATAGGGGCCGGGCCTGAGAGCTCCCACATCCTGGCCTTCCTCTTCTTAATGTTCATCTTCCTCGCAATAACCATAATTCTATTCCGTCTCAGATTCCACCCCGAAGCCTAG
- a CDS encoding alpha/beta hydrolase produces the protein MYPREGYLRSGGYKLHYLLWGGRGPKLVLLHSMGMDAHAFDQLSEALKDEYQLLAFDILDHGDSEKPKEPIGLIEHTEVMRGGYRQLGFYPNILIGHSIGGMMGMILAAEHPDEIRGLVLVDIAPFEPGKRPPRPPPPEYFKDEEEARSYLIQRYPKFTPEALENRMKYAFIKDEGGRLRLKGTGNAIRPSLTIDLWPYVERIKAPTLLVIGSESDLVSGEAVDRMRRAIPNLEVAVVEGATHMVPQDKPSEFERCIRSFIQRFPGS, from the coding sequence ATGTATCCTAGAGAGGGTTATCTGAGGAGCGGGGGCTACAAGCTCCACTACCTCCTATGGGGAGGTAGAGGCCCAAAACTTGTTCTCCTTCACAGTATGGGGATGGACGCCCACGCCTTCGACCAGCTATCAGAGGCCCTAAAGGACGAATATCAACTCCTAGCCTTCGACATCCTCGACCACGGAGACTCCGAGAAGCCCAAGGAGCCCATAGGCCTCATAGAACACACCGAGGTTATGAGGGGGGGCTATAGACAGCTGGGATTCTACCCGAACATACTGATAGGCCACAGCATAGGGGGGATGATGGGCATGATCCTAGCGGCGGAACACCCGGACGAGATCAGAGGGCTGGTGCTCGTTGACATAGCCCCCTTCGAGCCCGGGAAGAGGCCCCCCAGGCCTCCCCCACCAGAATACTTCAAGGATGAGGAGGAGGCGAGGAGCTACCTCATCCAGCGGTACCCAAAGTTCACCCCTGAGGCATTGGAGAACAGGATGAAGTACGCCTTCATCAAGGATGAGGGAGGAAGGCTCAGGCTGAAGGGAACCGGAAACGCCATAAGACCAAGCCTGACCATAGACCTATGGCCGTACGTCGAGAGGATAAAGGCGCCCACCCTCCTCGTCATAGGAAGCGAGAGCGACCTAGTCTCGGGGGAGGCTGTCGATAGGATGAGAAGGGCCATCCCAAACCTCGAGGTGGCAGTGGTAGAAGGGGCAACCCACATGGTGCCCCAGGACAAGCCCAGCGAGTTTGAGCGATGCATCCGCTCATTCATCCAACGATTTCCCGGATCCTAA
- the gcvPB gene encoding aminomethyl-transferring glycine dehydrogenase subunit GcvPB, with protein sequence MRLRRFRQADWDEPLIFELGCEGRVGSSVPAVEPEVRDEVGEIEDLIPANMLREEPPRLPEASEVEVLRHYIHLSQMNYGVNSSGMYPLGSCTMKYNPVINEALASNPALTEVHPDQDDVTVQGILELLYRLKIWLQELTGMDDGSLEPAAGAQGEFLGNLIMRAYHADRGELERRREVIIPDSAHGTNPASAAMAGFKVVEVPSGEDGCVDLEALESVVGEETAGLMLTNPNTLGIFESRISEISEIVHRAGGLMYYDGANLNALMGRCRPGDMGFDIVHLNLHKTFSTPHGGGGPGSGPVLVKAFLSDYLPVPVVVYRDGLYRLSYDRPKTVGKVHGYYGNISPILKAYAYILSMGGEGLREASEIAVLNSNYLAQRLKDVRGLSLPYAPGVPRKHEFVLSASKMAEETGVRALHIAKRLLDYGIHAPTIYFPLIVPEALMIEPTETEPLEALDHLVEAFEEISSLAYSKPGEVQASPRNTTVGRLDDVKASHPRTMCLSYRMLRKTR encoded by the coding sequence ATGAGGTTGAGGAGGTTCAGGCAGGCCGACTGGGATGAGCCGCTTATATTTGAGCTGGGATGTGAGGGGAGGGTGGGCTCCTCGGTCCCGGCGGTGGAGCCCGAGGTGAGGGATGAGGTTGGCGAGATCGAGGATCTCATACCTGCAAACATGCTGAGGGAGGAGCCACCGAGGCTTCCGGAGGCCTCGGAGGTTGAGGTTCTACGCCATTACATCCACCTATCCCAGATGAACTATGGGGTCAACTCCAGTGGAATGTATCCGCTGGGGAGCTGCACGATGAAGTATAATCCCGTGATCAATGAGGCCTTGGCCTCCAACCCAGCCTTAACCGAGGTCCACCCAGACCAGGATGATGTGACCGTCCAGGGGATCCTAGAGCTGCTATATAGGTTGAAGATCTGGCTCCAGGAGCTGACGGGCATGGATGATGGGAGCCTGGAGCCCGCCGCGGGGGCTCAGGGGGAGTTTCTTGGAAACCTGATCATGAGGGCCTATCACGCAGATAGGGGTGAGCTGGAGAGGAGGAGGGAGGTGATAATACCTGACTCTGCCCATGGAACAAACCCCGCCAGCGCCGCTATGGCAGGCTTCAAGGTAGTAGAGGTTCCCTCGGGGGAGGACGGATGTGTGGACCTCGAAGCCCTAGAGAGCGTTGTCGGGGAGGAGACGGCCGGCCTCATGCTGACCAACCCAAACACCCTTGGCATATTCGAGTCGAGGATCTCGGAGATCTCGGAGATAGTCCACAGGGCTGGAGGGTTGATGTACTATGATGGCGCAAACCTCAACGCGCTCATGGGGAGATGCAGGCCTGGAGATATGGGCTTCGACATCGTTCACCTCAACCTCCACAAGACCTTCTCCACCCCGCATGGAGGGGGAGGCCCCGGATCAGGCCCAGTCCTCGTGAAGGCCTTCCTATCAGACTATCTCCCCGTTCCAGTGGTGGTCTATAGGGATGGGCTCTACAGGCTGAGCTACGATAGGCCCAAGACGGTCGGCAAGGTCCACGGATATTATGGGAACATCTCCCCCATCCTCAAGGCCTACGCCTACATCCTCTCCATGGGCGGGGAAGGACTGAGGGAGGCCTCGGAGATAGCGGTCCTCAACTCAAACTACCTAGCCCAAAGGCTGAAGGATGTCAGAGGCCTATCCCTCCCCTATGCCCCTGGTGTACCGAGGAAGCACGAGTTCGTATTAAGCGCCTCCAAGATGGCTGAGGAGACTGGGGTTAGAGCCCTCCACATAGCCAAGAGGCTCCTCGATTACGGCATCCACGCACCTACCATCTACTTCCCCCTTATAGTCCCTGAGGCCCTTATGATAGAGCCCACTGAGACGGAGCCTCTCGAGGCCCTAGACCACCTGGTTGAGGCCTTTGAGGAGATCTCCAGCCTAGCCTACTCTAAGCCCGGGGAGGTCCAGGCATCGCCTAGGAACACCACGGTCGGCCGCCTAGATGATGTGAAAGCCAGTCATCCTAGAACCATGTGCCTGAGCTATAGGATGCTTAGAAAAACCCGATGA
- a CDS encoding 2-oxoacid:acceptor oxidoreductase family protein, translating into MDVKILLSGTGGQGIISAGEFLSEALFNAGYEVVNTRSYGTEARGGSSRSEILVSDGEIYEIEVGETDILVAMSTPAYRRYINRAKRGSLVLVEEDVLADIGEKELRGDVELISIPANKTASSLGNPIVANMVMLGALSKRTNLITLEGLKEAVNTLMRPHLREINIKALELGYQKA; encoded by the coding sequence ATGGATGTCAAGATCCTACTCTCCGGAACAGGAGGCCAAGGGATAATCTCAGCTGGAGAATTCCTATCCGAAGCCCTATTCAATGCGGGCTATGAGGTCGTCAACACAAGGAGCTACGGGACGGAGGCCAGGGGAGGAAGCAGCAGATCCGAGATACTAGTATCGGATGGGGAGATCTACGAGATAGAGGTTGGCGAGACCGACATACTTGTGGCCATGTCAACCCCAGCCTACAGGAGATACATAAACAGGGCTAAGAGGGGGAGCCTGGTACTCGTTGAGGAGGATGTACTAGCAGATATCGGAGAAAAGGAACTGAGGGGAGACGTCGAACTGATCTCAATTCCAGCTAACAAGACGGCATCAAGCTTGGGGAACCCCATCGTCGCGAACATGGTGATGCTTGGAGCCCTATCTAAAAGGACCAACCTCATCACCCTCGAGGGCCTCAAGGAGGCTGTCAACACCCTGATGCGCCCCCACCTAAGGGAGATAAACATCAAGGCCTTAGAACTTGGATATCAAAAGGCCTAA
- a CDS encoding M20/M25/M40 family metallo-hydrolase yields MEKEMWGLGFDTVRVDEINDVMATIRGIGGGRKLLLNGHLDHVPPGGMIEPYSGRLMDGHPLGVEGEVIYGRGASDMKGAVAAMAMAGAVIKRLPIRLKGDFKVAAVVQEETGGAGTLATIQESRFLGDLVVIGESTNLEIALGHRGTSGVTIHIKGRSCHASTPERGVNALYKAVNLIDRLRKEVEPSLPEHPIFGRTTIAVTRLQVKPNVSNVIPDECEIYIDCRNGPDYPAEALKSTLEGLISDMRGEDPELEAQIIPSSIVRGLRGFTGFYTDPEIYPVVEEARSIIAEALGRQPRLTTWRFATDGRFYSWLDIPVIGLGPGEERLAHTDIEHIRVQDYLTAIKAYAYLACRFCGYIEK; encoded by the coding sequence TTGGAGAAGGAGATGTGGGGCCTCGGTTTCGACACTGTCAGGGTAGACGAGATTAATGACGTGATGGCGACAATAAGGGGCATAGGTGGAGGTAGAAAACTCCTCCTAAACGGCCACCTCGACCACGTCCCACCCGGAGGGATGATAGAACCCTACTCAGGGAGGCTCATGGACGGCCACCCCCTTGGGGTTGAGGGGGAGGTGATCTATGGAAGGGGGGCCTCCGACATGAAGGGGGCGGTAGCCGCGATGGCCATGGCAGGGGCGGTCATAAAGAGGCTCCCAATAAGGTTGAAGGGGGACTTCAAGGTCGCAGCGGTTGTCCAAGAGGAGACTGGAGGAGCTGGAACCCTAGCGACCATCCAGGAGAGCCGCTTCCTAGGGGACCTGGTGGTCATCGGCGAGTCGACCAACCTAGAAATAGCCTTAGGCCATAGGGGCACCTCAGGGGTAACCATCCACATCAAAGGGAGGAGCTGCCACGCCAGCACCCCGGAGAGGGGGGTAAACGCCCTCTACAAGGCCGTGAACCTAATAGACAGGCTGAGGAAGGAGGTGGAGCCAAGCCTCCCAGAGCACCCGATCTTCGGGAGAACCACCATAGCGGTGACTAGGCTGCAGGTTAAACCTAATGTCTCAAACGTGATCCCAGATGAGTGTGAGATATACATAGACTGCAGGAATGGCCCCGACTATCCTGCCGAGGCCCTAAAGAGCACATTGGAGGGGTTGATATCAGATATGAGGGGGGAGGATCCAGAACTAGAAGCCCAGATCATCCCCTCAAGCATAGTTAGGGGCCTAAGGGGGTTCACCGGATTCTATACGGATCCGGAGATATACCCAGTCGTGGAGGAGGCAAGGTCGATCATAGCTGAGGCCCTGGGCAGACAGCCCAGGCTCACCACATGGAGGTTCGCCACGGATGGAAGGTTTTACTCCTGGCTGGATATACCCGTCATAGGCCTCGGACCTGGAGAGGAGAGGCTCGCCCACACAGACATTGAACACATAAGGGTTCAAGACTACCTCACAGCAATAAAGGCCTATGCCTACCTCGCCTGCAGATTCTGCGGCTATATAGAGAAATAG
- the gcvPA gene encoding aminomethyl-transferring glycine dehydrogenase subunit GcvPA — MMERMGIRSIDELYSDIPEELRFKDELRIPGPHSEEEVRRMVTALLERNWRFRCPPFLGGGVYPHYVPAAVDEIVGRAEFLTSYTPYQPEVSQGMLQAIFEYQSLICELVGLDVACASLYDWSSALGEAARMANRLNHRSTILVPYLMSPRRLAVLKTYTEPVGMKVRGVDYDRETGLLDLDDLTVKVNGRVAAIYLENPSYLGFVEEEAEAVGEIAHESGALFIVGVDPISLGLLKAPGDYGADIVIGEGQPLGNHMNYGGPLLGIFACRDDPQMIRQIPGRLIGMTETLDGSRRGYVMALQAREQHIRREKATSNICTNEALCALAGAAYLSLLGPTGLRELCEVVVSRARYAMRRICELPGARAPIFSSFHFKEFTVSLLNKPVNEVHKRLLERGIHGGKPLVEEFPELGEAALYCVTEMHTKEDIDLLVSALGEALEG; from the coding sequence ATGATGGAGAGGATGGGGATCCGCTCAATAGATGAACTATACTCGGATATCCCTGAGGAGCTGAGGTTTAAGGATGAGCTGAGGATCCCGGGGCCACACTCAGAGGAGGAGGTCAGGAGAATGGTCACGGCGCTTCTTGAGAGGAACTGGAGGTTCAGGTGCCCACCCTTCCTCGGTGGAGGTGTCTACCCCCATTATGTGCCTGCCGCAGTCGACGAGATAGTTGGAAGAGCCGAGTTCCTTACCAGCTATACGCCATATCAGCCCGAGGTCAGCCAGGGGATGCTCCAAGCGATCTTCGAATATCAGAGCCTCATCTGCGAGCTCGTGGGCCTCGATGTGGCCTGCGCCTCCCTCTACGACTGGTCCTCAGCCCTCGGGGAGGCCGCGAGGATGGCCAATAGGCTCAACCACAGGAGTACTATCCTCGTCCCGTACCTCATGAGTCCACGAAGGCTAGCGGTTCTTAAGACCTACACAGAGCCCGTAGGCATGAAGGTACGTGGCGTGGATTATGACAGGGAGACTGGCCTTCTGGATCTGGATGACCTGACGGTGAAGGTTAACGGAAGGGTTGCAGCCATATATCTGGAGAACCCCTCCTACCTCGGATTCGTGGAGGAGGAGGCCGAGGCAGTTGGAGAGATAGCCCACGAATCTGGCGCCTTATTCATAGTCGGAGTGGATCCGATCTCACTAGGGCTTCTCAAGGCTCCAGGAGACTATGGAGCGGATATAGTGATAGGGGAGGGGCAACCGCTTGGGAATCACATGAACTATGGTGGACCCCTCCTTGGCATCTTCGCATGCAGAGATGACCCCCAGATGATCAGGCAGATTCCGGGGAGGCTGATAGGAATGACAGAGACCCTTGATGGATCTAGGAGGGGTTATGTCATGGCCCTGCAGGCCAGGGAGCAGCACATAAGGAGGGAGAAGGCCACCTCGAACATCTGCACGAATGAGGCCCTCTGCGCCCTGGCGGGCGCCGCCTACCTCTCCCTACTTGGGCCGACGGGCCTGAGGGAGCTCTGCGAGGTTGTTGTGAGCAGGGCTCGCTACGCCATGAGGAGGATCTGTGAGCTCCCAGGGGCCCGCGCCCCGATCTTCAGCAGCTTCCACTTCAAGGAGTTCACGGTCTCCCTCCTGAATAAGCCGGTTAATGAGGTTCATAAGAGGCTCTTGGAGAGGGGGATCCACGGTGGGAAACCCCTCGTCGAGGAGTTTCCTGAGCTCGGCGAGGCAGCCCTCTACTGCGTAACAGAGATGCATACAAAGGAGGACATCGATCTCCTGGTCTCGGCCTTAGGGGAGGCATTGGAGGGATGA
- a CDS encoding bifunctional phosphoglucose/phosphomannose isomerase, translating to METALDKAEKLYALDKGGMLKALSLFPQGLGEGSKAAEGLDISFKRGYRALVVTGMGGSAIGGQILSDWLLEDSPIPVQVSRGYHLPGFVDEKTLLIAVSYSGNTEETLTALEEGLRRGCQVVAITSGGAMERLSVENGIPMIKIPSGMQPRASFPWQFSAMIILAGRMGLSPSVEEEFEEALEVIYALRNELVPETPTRLNRAKELALALKGTIPFIYGPRIFEGVAYRFRTQINENSKAPASSGSFPEGFHNEVMIREAREELRRPLSLVLIRDPKGERRVERKIDAFKNLLEERVSRIVEISTSGSGKLSRILSVIYIGDYASVYLGLIYGLDPSSTDSIKTLKEL from the coding sequence ATGGAGACCGCTCTCGACAAGGCGGAGAAGCTTTACGCCCTAGATAAGGGGGGAATGCTGAAAGCCCTCAGCCTATTCCCTCAGGGTTTAGGGGAGGGATCTAAGGCCGCCGAGGGGCTCGATATAAGCTTCAAAAGAGGCTATAGAGCTCTCGTGGTGACTGGGATGGGAGGCTCAGCGATAGGTGGCCAGATCCTCAGCGACTGGCTCCTAGAGGACTCCCCCATCCCGGTCCAAGTCTCAAGGGGGTACCATCTCCCCGGGTTCGTGGATGAGAAGACCCTCCTAATAGCCGTCAGCTACTCAGGTAACACGGAGGAGACTCTCACAGCCCTAGAGGAGGGGCTCAGGAGGGGCTGCCAGGTCGTGGCCATAACTTCTGGAGGGGCCATGGAGAGGCTATCAGTGGAGAATGGGATACCCATGATAAAAATCCCAAGTGGAATGCAGCCGAGGGCTTCCTTCCCGTGGCAGTTCTCCGCCATGATAATATTGGCTGGAAGGATGGGCCTATCCCCAAGCGTGGAGGAGGAGTTCGAAGAGGCATTAGAGGTTATCTATGCCCTGAGGAATGAACTCGTCCCCGAGACTCCTACGAGGCTTAACAGGGCTAAGGAGTTGGCCCTCGCCTTGAAGGGCACGATACCGTTCATTTACGGCCCGAGGATCTTCGAAGGGGTCGCATACAGGTTTAGAACTCAAATCAATGAGAACAGCAAGGCTCCGGCCTCCTCAGGCTCATTCCCCGAGGGGTTCCATAACGAGGTCATGATCCGCGAGGCGAGGGAGGAACTCAGGAGACCCTTAAGCCTCGTATTGATCAGGGACCCTAAGGGAGAGAGGAGGGTGGAGAGGAAGATTGATGCCTTCAAAAACCTCCTCGAGGAGAGGGTGAGCAGGATCGTTGAGATATCCACCTCAGGAAGTGGAAAGCTCTCCCGAATCCTCTCGGTAATATATATCGGCGACTATGCATCGGTCTACCTCGGACTCATCTATGGCTTAGATCCAAGCTCAACAGACTCCATAAAGACCCTTAAAGAGCTGTAG
- a CDS encoding 4Fe-4S binding protein: protein MKSITVDHERCTLCQTCLSLCPMGVYEIKEGKVTPVNVDLCLVCRACEAACPVEAITIEG, encoded by the coding sequence ATGAAGAGCATAACGGTGGACCACGAGAGGTGCACCCTATGCCAGACATGCCTAAGCCTCTGCCCCATGGGAGTCTACGAGATCAAGGAGGGAAAGGTCACACCAGTAAACGTGGATCTATGCCTGGTGTGCAGAGCCTGTGAGGCCGCGTGCCCAGTGGAGGCCATAACGATCGAGGGATAA